From a region of the Triticum aestivum cultivar Chinese Spring chromosome 7D, IWGSC CS RefSeq v2.1, whole genome shotgun sequence genome:
- the LOC123164833 gene encoding putative anthocyanidin reductase — translation MAKNRRKRQPSSSSLHSRFISTPSVSQAAAMAEEGNSAGSGGRGVRVCVTGGAGFIGSWLVRKLLQAGYTVHATLRSIGDEGKVGLLRRLVPGAAPPERLVLFEADLFDAASFAPAIAGCQFVFLVANPSAHEAAASKYKTSAEAATDGVRIILRLCAESMTVKRVIHTASVTAASPLTKSSSAAAAVYSDFISESCWTLLDVDYPLRSVHFDKYIESKVLSEKELLSYNDGESPAFEVVTLSLGLVGGDTVLSHLPETVESMVAPVTKQEPYFMLPRILQRLLGSLPLVHVDDVCSALIFCIEQPALSGRFLCAAAYPTIHDILDHYSSKYPHLDLLREADEVARVQPEKNKLVELGFRYKYGVEEILDESIDCAVRLGSLDASKLIVQQE, via the exons ATGGCCAAGAACCGCCGGAAGCGGCAGCCCAGCTCCTCCTCACTCCACAGCAGGTTCATCTCCACCCCGTCAGTCAGTCAGGCGGCAGCAATGGCGGAAGAGGGGAACAGCGCGGGCAGCGGCGGGCGCGGCGTCCGGGTGTGCGTCACCGGCGGCGCCGGGTTCATCGGCTCCTGGCTCGTCAGGAAGCTGCTCCAGGCCGGGTACACCGTCCACGCCACCCTGCGGAGCATCG GGGACGAGGGGAAAGTGGGGCTGCTGCGGCGGCTCGTCCCCGGCGCCGCGCCGCCGGAGCGGCTGGTGCTGTTCGAGGCCGACCTCTTCGACGCCGCCAGCTTCGCGCCGGCCATCGCCGGCTGCCAGTTCGTCTTCCTCGTCGCCAACCCCTCCGCGCACGAGGCCGCCGCCTCCAAG TACAAGACATCGGCGGAAGCCGCCACGGATGGGGTGCGCATCATCCTCCGGCTATGCGCGGAATCTATGACGGTGAAGCGCGTCATCCACACCGCATCGGTGACGGCCGCTTCGCCGCTGACAAAGTCCTCCAGCGCCGCGGCCGCTGTGTACAGCGATTTCATCTCTGAATCTTGTTGGACTCTGTTGGATGTCGATTACCCTCTCCGGAGCGTGCACTTCGAT AAGTACATAGAGTCCAAGGTCCTGTCAGAGAAGGAGCTCCTCAGCTACAACGACGGCGAGAGCCCGGCGTTCGAGGTGGTCACCCTGTCGTTGGGCCTTGTCGGGGGCGACACAGTGCTCAGCCACCTCCCAGAGACGGTGGAGAGCATGGTGGCCCCGGTAACAAAGCAAGAGCCCTACTTCATGCTGCCGAGGATCCTGCAGAGGTTGCTGGGCTCGCTGCCGCTGGTGCACGTCGACGACGTGTGCTCCGCGCTCATCTTCTGCATCGAGCAACCTGCCCTCTCAGGTCGGTTCCTCTGTGCCGCTGCCTACCCGACAATCCACGACATCCTGGACCACTACAGCAGCAAGTACCCCCATCTGGATCTCCTCAGAGA GGCTGATGAGGTAGCGAGGGTGCAACCCGAGAAGAACAAGCTTGTGGAGCTGGGCTTCAGGTACAAGTATGGGGTGGAGGAGATACTAGACGAAAGCATTGACTGTGCTGTGAGGCTGGGCTCCCTGGATGCATCCAAGCTCATCGTCCAGCAGGAGTGA